A single window of Gadus morhua chromosome 22, gadMor3.0, whole genome shotgun sequence DNA harbors:
- the LOC115535917 gene encoding uncharacterized protein LOC115535917 yields the protein MAKILCVIVAALAYFMLADSLDCNKCSVGLVGICLNSNTLTCTTNTSVCFTGKATFPSISSFSGFNTQGCREPAGCNMTSSSTLLGANVSTTVTCCASDKCNPTTISSGVSSASMSLVAVFASALMVSGWSTL from the exons ATGGCAAAGATTTTGTGCGTGATCGTCGCGGCACTGGCATACTTCATGCTTG CGGACTCTCTGGATTGTAACAAATGCAGTGTGGGCCTGGTGGGAATCTGCCTGAACAGCAACACCTTAACCTGCACAACCAACACCAGCGTGTGCTTCACCGGAAAAGCCA cgtTCCCTTCCATCTCATCCTTCTCCGGCTTCAACACCCAGGGGTGCCGGGAGCCCGCGGGCTGCAACATGACATCCAGCTCCACCCTGCTGGGGGCCAACGTCAGCACCACAGTGACCTGCTGCGCCAGCGACAAGTgcaaccccaccaccatcagcagcgGCGTCTCCTCCGCCAGTATGTCCCTGGTCGCCGTGTTCGCCAGCGCCCTGATGGTGTCTGGGTGGAGCACACTGTAG
- the LOC115535919 gene encoding sperm acrosome membrane-associated protein 4 — MMNHVLFATMLTAGLVAMGGAMVCNYCGLSLEEDCLGNSTQTMTCRANQSCYIQTLNLTSSVYRTKGCVDNSQCDRMELLTGFNATVRLSTECCTTDQCNGATSLDVGLPAVIIAALVAVWSS; from the exons ATGATGAACCATGTTCTGTTTGCTACCATGCTCACTGCCGGGCTGGTTGCTATGG GCGGGGCGATGGTCTGTAACTACTGCGGACTGAGCCTGGAAGAGGACTGCCTTGGGAACTCAACCCAGACCATGACCTGCAGGGCCAATCAGAGCTGCTACATACAAACTCTga ATTTGACCAGTTCTGTTTACAGAACTAAAGGCTGCGTGGACAACAGCCAGTGCGATAGGATGGAACTCCTGACGGGTTTCAACGCCACTGTTAGATTGAGCACCGAATGCTGCACGACAGACCAATGTAATGGAGCCACCTCCCTTGATGTTGGGCTGCCAGCCGTGATCATCGCCGCCCTGGTGGCAGTGTGGAGCAGCTAA
- the LOC115535935 gene encoding sperm acrosome membrane-associated protein 4 isoform X2: MAAVWTRLLLLGVVVAVAHGLTCSRCPIAILGRCLGSSADVQCNNSTSSCFRGTASFNGTSSAFDLQSRGCVINAACRTVGGSFLGIGYTASVTCCRTDLCNGGTSVQLSLAAACVAVLASLWAR, translated from the exons ATGGCCGCTGTTTGGACCAGACTTCTTCTCCTTGGCGTGGTTGTTGCCGTCG CACACGGGCTGACGTGCAGCCGCTGTCCGATCGCGATCTTGGGGCGATGTCTGGGCTCCAGCGCAGATGTCCAATGCAACAACTCAACCAGCAGCTGCTTCCGCGGGACTGCGT CGTTCAATGGCACCTCTAGTGCATTCGACCTTCAAAGCCGGGGGTGTGTGATTAATGCCGCCTGCCGGACAGTGGGTGGCTCCTTCCTGGGAATCGGTTATACCGCCTCCGTCACCTGCTGCAGGACGGACCTGTGCAACGGAGGGACATCGGTGCAGCTGTCTCTCGCTGCCGCGTGCGTTGCTGTTCTGGCGTCACTGTGGGCTCGTTAG